In the genome of Bosea sp. BIWAKO-01, the window GGCGTTCGGGCGAGATCATTGCGGCGCTGTTGGCGCAGATCGGCATCAACGCCTCGATCGAGCCGCTCGAATTCCCGCAATGGCTGGAGCGCGTCTTCCGCGGCAAGGATTTCGACCTGAGTGTGATCGCCCATACCGAACCGCTCGACATCAATATCTATGCCCGCGACGACTATTACTTCCAGTACAAGAACCCCGAGTTCAAGGCGTTGATGGCGAAGATCGACGTCACCCTCGACGAGGGCCAGCGCGATGAGATGTACAGGCAAGCCCAGCGCATCCTGGCGCACGATGCGGTCAACGGCTTCCTCTTCATCCTGCCGAAGATCACGGTGACGGCGGCCGGGCTGGACGGGATGTGGACGGATTGGCCGCTCCCGATCACGCCGCTTGCCGAGGTGCGCTGGCGCTAGGTCGTGCTGTCGTTCCTGGCGCGCCGGTGCGTGGCGCTTGTCGCCACTCTGCTTGGTGCGGCGCTGGTGATCTTCATCGCGCTCGAGGTGCTGCCGGGCGACCCGGCTGCCGTGACGCTTGGGCTCAATGCGGCTCCGGAGGCGCTGGCGGCCCTGCGCCTGGAGATGGGGCTCGACAAGCCGGCGCCGGTCCGTTTTCTCGCCTGGATCTCGGGCCTCCTGACCGGCGATCTCGGCCTGAGCTACACCTATCGTGTGCCGGTGGCGCAGCTGATCGGCGAGCGGATGGCCGTGACGCTGCCATTGGCGCTGGCGGCGATCATGCTGGCTACATCGATCGGCGTGCCACTTGGCCTGCTCGCCGCGGCCAATCATAACCGGCCGACCGATGCGGCCGTGATGGTCTTCGCGCAGCTCGGGCTGGCTGTTCCGAATTTCTGGTTCGGCCTCTTGCTCGTGCTGCTTTTCGCCATCGGGCTCGGCTGGTTTCCGGCTGGCGGCTTTCCGGGCTGGCAGGCCGGGCCGGCTGCTGCCGTGAAGGCGCTGCTGCTGCCGGCCTTCGCGCTCGCCCTGCCGCAGGCGGCGATCCTGGCCAGGGTGACGCGCTCCTCGATGCTCGACACGCTGCAGGAGGATTTCGTCCGTACCGCTCGCGCCAAAGGGCTGGCCGAGCCAGTCACGGTCGTCAGGCATGCTCTGCGCAACGCCTTGATCCCGGTCGTTACCATCATGGGGCTGCAATTCTCGGTGCTGATCGCCGGCGCCATCATCATCGAGAATGTCTTTGCTCTGCCGGGGCTTGGGCGTCTCGTCTTCCAGTCCATCACCCAGCATGACCTGATCGTGGTGAAGGACCTGGTGATGCTGTTTGCCGGCCTCGCCATCCTGGTGAATTTTGCGGTCGAGCTCGTCTATGGGCTGATTGACCCGCGTCTGAGGGAGACGTCGTGACACCGGCCGGTGCGTCTGTCCCGGTTTCGGCGAAGCGCTGGTGGACGGGGCCCTCCTTCCTCATCGGCTTCGCGCTGACCGGCATCATCGTTGCGGGGGCGCTGCTGTCCTATGTCTGGACGCCCTATCCGCCGACGCAGATGGTGATCCTCAATCGCCTGAAGCCACCTTCGGCAACGAACTGGTTCGGGACCGACCAGTTCGGTCGCGACGTCTTCTCGATGATCATGGTGGGCGCCCGCAACTCGCTGGCGGTTGGACTCGGCGCGGTCGGATTCGGTCTGGTGCTGGGCACAACGCTCGGCCTGCTGGCCGCGATCCGGCGCGACGGCTTCCTCGACAACCTGATCATGCGCACGGCCGATTTCACCCATGCCTTCCCGGCGGTGCTGACCGCGATCATGATCACGGCGATCGCCGGGCCGGGCATGCTCAACGCCATCGTCGCGATCGGCATCCTGAACCTGCCCTATTTCGCGCGCCTGGCGCGCGGGGTGGCGATTCAGGTCTGGACGCGGGATTATATCCAGGCGGCGCGGGCGGCCGGGCTCGACAATGTGCAGATCAGCTTCCGCCATGTCCTGCCGAATGTTGCCGGCGTCATCGTCGTACAGGCGACGATCCAGTTCGCGCTGGCGATCCTGGCGGAGGCGGGGCTGTCCTATCTCGGGCTCGGCACGCAGCCGCCGAATCCGTCCTGGGGACGCATGCTGAACGAGGCGCAGACCTTCATGGCGGTGCAGCCATGGCTCGCGATCTTTCCGGGCGCTGCGATCGCCGTCGCAGTGCTCGGCTTCAATCTGCTCGGCGACGGTCTGCGCGATGCCATCGACCCCCGCCTGCGCCGAAGCCGCTGAGTTATGATGAGGATGAGACGATGACCGATCTTGCCGATCTGAGCGCGACGGAGCTTCTCGCCGGCTATGCCGCACGGACATTCTCGCCGGTCGAGGCGACCGAAGCGGTGATCGCACGGATTACCGCATGGGAGCCGCAGCTCAAGGCGCTCTATGCCTATGAACCCGACGCTGCGCGGGCGATGGCGAAAGCCTCCGAGATGCGTTGGCTGAAGGGAGAGGCACTGGCTCTCGACGGGGTGCCCGGCACGATCAAGGAGAACATCGCGACCAAGGGCGTGCCGGTGCCGCTCGGCACGGCCGCGCGCGATCTCGAACCGGCCTTGGCGGACGCACCGCCGGCGGCGCGGCTGCGGGAGGCCGGCTGCGTCATCCTCGCCAAGACGACGATGCCCGATTACGGCATGCTCTCCTCGGGATTGTCGAGCTTTCATGAGCTCGCCTGCAACCCCTGGGACCTGACCAAGAATCCTGGCGGCTCCTCGGCGGGCGCGGGCGCGGCGGGGGCTGCGGGCTACGGGCCGCTTCATGTCGGCACCGATATCGGTGGCTCGATCCGCCTGCCGGCCGGGTGGTGCGGGCTGGTCGGCCTCAAGCCCAGCTTTGGCCGTGTGCCGATCGACCCGACCTATTACGGCCGCGTCGCCGGGCCGATGACCCGCTCGGTCGCGGATGCGGCTCTGATGATGCGGGAGCTGTCCCGGCCGGACAGGCGCGATGGCATGAGCCTGCCGCCACAGGAGATCGACTGGCTGGCGCTGGAGTTTGACGTCAAGGGCTTGCGGCTGGGGCTCCAGCTCGATGCCGGGGTCGGGCTTGCCGTCGAGCCGCACACCCGGGCCGCAATCGAGGCGGCCGCAAGGGCCTTTGCGGCAGCCGGCGCAACCGTTGAGCCGGCTGCGCCCTTCCTGACCCGCGAAATGCTGGATGGGCTCGATGATTTCTGGCGGCAGCGCGCCTGGGTCGACATCGGCGGCCTGTCGGATGCAAGGCAGGGACGTGTTCTGCCCTATATCTACGCCTGGGCCGAGGGCGGCCGGAACCTGAGTGGCGAAAGAGTCTATCGCGGGATGAGCCAGATGCTGGCGATGCGCGATGCGGCGCTGAAAGCCTGCGCTCCGTTCGATTTCGTGCTGTCGCCGGTTTCTCCTGTGCCGGCCTATGCGGCTGAGCTGGCCTCGCCCATTCACGACCCTGAGCGACCCTTCGAGCACATCGCGTTCACGGTCTCAGCGAACATGTCCGATCAGCCGGCGGTCTCGGTCCATGCCGGGCTCACGCCCCAGGGGTTGCCGATCGGCTTGCAGATCACCGGGCGGCGGTTCGATGATCTCGGCGTGTTGAGAATGGCGCGAGCCTGGGAGAGCCTGCGTGGCAGCGAGGTGCCGTGGCCTGCGCCACCGCAGACCCCGTGATCCGACCCTCTGCGTTTGCATCGGCTTTCCCGAAAGCCGCAATCCACTATTGGGGCGATGCTTCAGAACAGCGCGGTCGGCGCGAACTGTGCCAACAGCATCAGGGCGAAGCTGAGCAGACCGAGGCCGGCGCCAGTCACTGCCAGCATGGTTACGCCGGTGATGATCGCAGCCGAGGAAATCACGATCGCGATCTGAAGCAGGCCTGAGACGATGTCGTATTTGTCGTCGCGGGCCGCTGCGATGTCGCGCACGGCTTCGGCCGTCTTGGCACGCACGACCAGCTCCTTGCGCCCTTCATTGGTCTCAGGCTCGGAATCGTAGCGCGCAATGGTCTGTTTCCAGCCATCGATGCGCTTCTGCATGCGCTCGCGGGTGGCCGGTTCCGTCGCGGCTGCAAGATCGACCTCCATCGCCTCGACGGCCGTGCGCAGCGTCGTGCCGCGGATTGTCTTGGCCTGGAAGAATGACCAGAGGTTCGAGGCCTCGATGTTCTTGGAAATCGATTCCTGCTCGGCGTTCTTGCCGCCGATTTCTGAGAAGGCCAGCATCAGGGCGAGCATCGCGATGAGCAGGGCGATGCGCTTGTTGCTGCCGCTCGCGGCGGTTTCGGTGACGTCGGCTGCTGGCGAAGACATGTGATTCTGGTTCCCCCCGGAGACGGCGCGCAATGGCCGGGTTCCGTGGCGGAATCAAGAGGGTTCGCTCGCCCCGGGGCTCTTATCGTTGGGCGCGGGGATGGGCCGCATCATAAGCCGCCATCAGACGGGCCGAATCGATGCGGGTATAGATCTGCGTCGTCGAGAGAGACGCGTGCCCGAGCAGTTCCTGGATGGCCCTCAAATCGCCGCCGCGACCGAGCAGATGTGTCGCGAAGGAATGACGCAGGCTATGCGGGGTGGCAGACGAGGGCAGGCCGAGCGCGCCGCGAAGACCCTCGACAGCGAGCTGGATGATGCGGGGCGAAAGCGGCCCACCCTTGGCGCCGAGGAAGAGCGGTCCCTCCGGCGGCAATCGCCAAGGGCAGAGCGAGAGATACTCCTCGATCGCGGTGACCACGACCGGCAGAACGGGCACCATGCGGGTCTTCTGGCCCTTGCCGATCACGGTCAGCGTATCCGATGCGCTCCTTGGTGCCTGTGCGCGCGACAGCGCGAGCGCCTCGGAGATGCGCAGGCCGCAGCCATAAAGCAGAGCGAGCACGGCTGCGTCCCGTGCCAGGATCCAGGTTTCACGGTCCTCGGCGGCGCGGATATCCGCTTGCGTCACGGCCTTCGCGGCCTTGGCATCAAGCGGCCGCGGCAGCGATTTTCCAATTCGGGGCCCGCGCGTCGCGGCAAAGGCCGAGGCTGTGAGCTTGCCGGAGCGTTCTCCGAAGCGGGCAAAGGAGCGCAGCGACGCAAGCTGGCGCATCAGAGTGCGGTTGCCGACGCCGTCGCGCCGACGCTGCCCGAGAAAGGCGCGCAGGTCGAGCGGCTTCAGCGCTGCCAGATCTGAGAGGGTTGGCTTGCCGCCGAAATGGCCGTCGAGAAAGGTGGAGAACTGCGCAAGATCGCGGCCATAGGCCTCGAGCGTCTTGGGTGAAAGACGGCGCTCACTCGCGAGATGGACGAGCCAGTTTTGGCGCAGGGTCTCGAAATCGGTCATCGGCGTCCCGTGTGGTCTGCGTCGAGCATGACGCCTCTGCCTTAACAGGGACCGAATCGATGCTAGACACGGGCGCATGAGCGAGGTTGAGGCAGGCATCGAAACAGGCGGCACGGTCGACGTGCTGATCCCACTCGCGCTCGATCAGGCCTATAGTTATGCGGTTCCAGGCGGGCTCGCGCTTAAACCCGGCGATATCGTGCAGGTGCCGCTGGGCCCGCGCGAAACCATTGGTGTCGTCTGGAGCCTGGGCTCGGGGCGTGGCGGCAACTTGAAGCGCGTCAGCGCCAAGGTGGACATGCCGCCGCTGGATCCGGCCCTCATGAGGCTGGTCGACTGGGTTGCCTGGTACACGCTTGCGGCCAAGGGTTCGGTGCTGGCGCTTGCGCTGCGGCGGCCGCCCGATGATACGCCGGAACGACCGAAGATGGGCGTCCGACTCGTCGGGCGGCCGCCGCAGCGCATGACGCCGGCCCGGGCGCGTGCCATCGCGGCGGCGGAGGGTGGCCTGCTGATCGCGAAATCGGCGCTGGCCGAGACGGCCTCGGTGAGTGGCGCGGTGATCGATTCGCTCGTCGATGCGGGAACCTTTGCCATCGAGGCGCTGCCACGTGGTGAGGTGGTCGACGTTCCCGATCCGGATCACGCGCGACCGGCCCTGTCGGCGGGACAGGCCGAGGCGGCGACGGCACTGGTTGCGTCCGTCAAGGCGGCGGGCTCCGGCGTGACCCTGCTCGAAGGCGTCACGGGATCGGGCAAGACGGAGGTCTATTTCGAAGCTGTGGCGGAGGCGATCCGGCTCGGGCGCCAGAGCCTGATCCTGATGCCGGAAATCGCGTTGACGGCGCAGTTCATCGACCGCTTCGAGGCCCGGTTTGGCGTGCGGCCCGGGCTCTGGCACTCGGCGGTCTCGGGGCGGCGGCGGGAGCGGCTGCAGGCGGCGATCGCAAGCGGCGAGGCGAGAGTGGTGGCCGGCGCGCGCTCGGCCCTATTCCTGCCCTACCGCGATCTCGGGCTGATCGTCGTCGATGAAGAGCACGAGGCCGCCTACAAGCAGGAGGACGGCGTCAGCTATCATGCCCGCGACATGGCGGTGGTGCGCGGCATGATCGAGAAGGCGCCGGTCATCCTCACCTCTGCGACGCCTTCGCTGGAAACCCGCGTCAATGCCGAGCGCGGGCGCTATGCCTATCTGAAACTGCCGGAACGTTTTGGCGGGCGGGAATTGCCGACGCTCGATCTGGTTGACCTCAAGCGCGACAAGCCCGAACGCGGGCGCTGGATTTCCGGCGCGCTCGTCAACGCCATCACGACCAATCTGGAGGCGAAGGAGCAGTCGCTGCTGTTCCTGAACCGCCGCGGCTATGCGCCTCTGACGCTCTGCCGTGATTGCGGTCACCGGTTCCAATGCCCGAACTGCTCGGCCTGGCTGGTCGATCATCGCTTTCGCCGCGCGCTAGTCTGCCATCATTGCGGCCATGTCGAACGCCGGCCGCATGAATGCCCGGCCTGTCATGCGCCGGAAAGCCTCGCGGCCTGCGGACCCGGTGTCGAACGGCTTGCGGAAGAGGTCGCGACGCTGTTCCCCGATGCGCGTTCGATCGTACTCTCAAGCGATTTTCCCGGCGGTACCGAACGGCTGAAGCAGGAACTGATGGCAGTGGCGGAGGGGGAGTTCGATATCGTCATCGGTACGCAGCTCGTCGCCAAGGGGCATAATTTTCCGGGGATGACACTGGTCGGCGTCGTCGATGCCGATCTCGGCCTGACCTCTGGCGATCCCCGCGCGGCCGAGCGAACCTTCCAGGTCCTGCGACAAGTGACGGGGCGGGCAGGCCGGGGCGAGAAACCAGGCCGGGCCCTGCTGCAGACCCATGATCCCAGCCATCCGGTGCTCAAGGCGCTGATCTCGGGCGACCCGGAGCGGTTTTATGCCGCAGAGGCGGCGTCTCGTGAGGCCGCCGGCCTGCCGCCCTTTGGACGTCTTGCCGGATTGATCGTCTCCGCCAAGAGCCAGGCGGAGGCCGAAAATCATGCCCGCGCACTGGCGCGCTGTGCGGCGCCACCGGACGGAGTCGCCGTTCTGGGCCCCGCAGAAGCCCCTCTTGCCGTGCTGCGGGGGCGGCATCGCATGCGTTTGATCGTGAAAACGGCACGTGAGGTCAATCTGCAGGATTACCTGCGTGCCTGGCTGAAGAACGCTCCGCGAGCGAAGGGTTCCGTCCGGGTTCAGGTCGATGTCGACCCGCAAAGCTTCCTGTGAGTGCAGGGCCCGGCTGCGGAAAACGGCCCCGTTGATCGCGATCTACGGATTGCGCCCCCCAAAGCCTCATGTTAGTGCACCGCCACATTTCGGACGCAAGGTGCGCACTCGCGCGGTTTTCGTCTGTCTGAAACATCGCAGCGCCAGGACGATGCACTCCACCTTCATCAGGAAGGTCGCCGGTGCAGTCCATTGAACGAGAGATGTGAGCGTGGCTGAAGGCGGATCGCAGGATCAGACATTGGTGTCGGGCGTAGCCGGGCGCTATGCCACGGCGTTATTCGAACTGGCTTCGGAGGCCAGTGCGATCGACGCCGTTTCGGCCGATCTCGACGCATTCAGCGCGATGATCGCCGAGAGCGACGATCTGAAGCGGCTGATCAGCAGCCCGGTCTTCACGGCCGAGGAGCAGGTCTCTGCGATCACCGCCCTGCTGGCCAAGGCGGGCATCGGCGGTATCGCCGGCAATTTCATCGGTTTCGTCGCCAGCAAGCGCCGGCTGTTCGCGCTGCCGGGCATGATCAGCGGTTATCGTGCGCTCGTCGCCGAAGCCAAGGGCATCGTCAGTGCCGAAGTCACGGTCGCCGAGGAGCCGTCGGCCAAGCGCCTCGACGAGATCCGCGCGACGCTCAAGGATGTGGCGGGCAAGGATGTTGCCGTCGCTATCAAGGTCGATCCGGCCATCATTGGCGGTCTCGTCGTCAAGATGGGCTCGCGGATGGTCGACGCCTCGCTGAAAACCAAACTCAATTCAATTCGTCTTGCCATGAAAGAGGTCGGCTGATGGAAATCCGCCCCGCTGAAATCTCCGCGATCCTGAAGGCTCAGATCAGCAATTTCGGGTCGGAAGCCTCCGTCACCGAAGTCGGTCAGGTTCTCTCCGTCGGCGACGGCATCGCCCGCGTCTACGGCCTCGACAAGGTTCAGGCCGGTGAGATGGTCGAGTTCGAGAGCGGCGTGCGCGGCATGGCGCTCAACCTCGAGAGCGACAATGTCGGCGTCGTCATCTTCGGCTCCGACCGTGAGATCAAGGAAGGCCAGACGGTCAAGCGCACCGGCGCGATCGTGGACGTTCCGGTCGGCAAGGAGCTGCTCGGCCGCGTCGTCGACGCGCTCGGCAACCCGATCGACGGTAAGGGCCCGATCAAGGCAAAGACCCGTTCGCGCGTCGACGTGAAGGCGCCCGGCATCATTCCGCGCAAGTCGGTGCATGAGCCGATGGCGACCGGCCTCAAGGCGATCGACGCCCTGATCCCGATCGGCCGTGGCCAGCGCGAGCTGATCATCGGCGACCGCCAGACCGGCAAGACCGCCGTGGCGCTCGACACGATCCTCAACCAGAAGGCCCTGAACGAAGGCAATGACGAGAGCCAGAAGCTCTACTGCGTCTATGTCGCCATCGGCCAGAAGCGTTCCACCGTCGCGCAGTTCGTGAAGGTGCTCGAGGAGCGCGGCGCGCTCGAATACTCCATCGTCGTGGCGGCCACCGCCTCCGATCCGGCCCCGATGCAGTTCCTGGCTCCGTTCGCCGGCTGCGCCATGGGCGAGTATTTCCGCGACAACGGCATGCACGCCGTCATCATCTATGACGATCTGTCGAAGCAGGCCGTCGCCTACCGCCAGATGTCGCTCCTGCTGCGCCGGCCGCCGGGCCGCGAGGCCTATCCGGGCGACGTGTTCTATCTCCACTCCCGCCTGCTCGAGCGCGCCGCCAAGATGGGCGACGAGGCCGGCAAGGGCTCGCTGACGGCGCTGCCGGTCATCGAAACCCAGGCCAACGACGTGTCGGCCTACATTCCTACCAACGTGATCTCGATCACCGACGGTCAGATCTTCCTCGAGACCGACCTGTTCTACCAGGGCATTCGCCCGGCCGTGAACGTCGGCCTCTCGGTTTCGCGCGTCGGTTCGGCCGCGCAGACCAAGGCGACCAAGAAGGTTGCAGGCAAGATCAAGGGCGAGCTCGCGCAGTATCGCGAAATGGCTGCCTTCGCGCAGTTCGGTTCGGATCTCGATGCGGTCACGCAGCGCCTGCTGAATCGCGGTGCCCGCCTGACCGAGCTCCTGAAGCAGGGGCAGTTCTCGCCGCTGAAGATGGAAGAGCAGACGGTCGTGATCTATGCCGGCGTGAATGGCTATCTCGACCCGCTGCCGGTCAACAGGGTTCGCGCTTTCGAGGACGGCCTGCTCGCGCTGGTGCGCGGCAAGCATATCGCCCTTCTCAACGAAATCCGCGACACAAAGGATCTTTCGGACGCGAGTGCCGCGAAGCTGAAAGAGATCGTCGCTGATTACGCCAAGTCGTTCGCTTGAGGTCGACCGGGGTCTCATCACCCCGGCAATATGAGGATCGTCGATGCCTTCATTGAAGGATCTGCGAAATCGTATCGCCTCAGTGAAGGCGACGCAGAAGATCACCAAGGCCATGCAGATGGTCGCGGCTGCCAAGCTGCGCCGCGCCCAGAGCGCGGCGGAAGCGGCGCGTCCCTATGCCGAGCGCATGGAGACGGTGCTTGCCAGTCTGGCTGCCGGTGTCGCCGGTGACGGCGCTCCAAGGCTGATTGGCGGCACGGGCTCGGACAAGGTCCATCTGCTCGTCGTCTGCACGGCCGAGCGCGGCCTGTGCGGCGCCTTCAACTCCTCGATCGCGCGTCTGGCGCGTGACAAGGCGCTGGCGCTGAAGGCCGAGGGCAAGACGGTCAAGATCATCTGCGTCGGCAAGAAGGGCTATGACATCCTGCGCCGGCAGTTCGAGCAGGACATCATCGAGCTGGTCGACCTGCGCGGCTTCAAGCAAGTCGGCTTCGTCAATGCCGAGTCGATCGCGCAGAAGGTCCTGGCACGCTTCGACGCTGGCGAGTTCGATGTTGCGACGCTGTTCTTCTCGAAGTTCAGGTCGGTGATTTCGCAGATTCCGACGGCCCAGCGCATCATTCCGGCCGAGATTCCGGCGGGGACCAAGACGACCGACGCTGTCTACGAGTACGAGCCCGACGAGGGCGAAATTCTCGACGTTCTGCTGCCGCGCAACCTGACTGTCCAGGTGCTGCGGGCGCTTCTCGAGAATGCCGCCTCCGAGCAGGGCGCGCGCATGTCGGCGATGGATTCCGCCACGCGTAACGCCGGTGAGATGATCAAGAAGCAGACGCAGCTCTACAACCGCTCGCGTCAGGCGATGATCACCAAGGAACTCATCGAAATCATCTCTGGCGCGGAAGCGCTCTAACGCCTGAAGGGCCTGCGCGGCGCTTAAGCCCGCAGGCTTGTCCGTAAAGCTGAACGCTCATCGAGGTTCGACCATGGCCAAAGCCGCAACCAAGACCACCAAGACCAAGACCGAGAAGTCCGCCAATACCGGTACGGGCCGCGTCGCTCAGGTCATCGGCGCCGTCGTCGACGTGCAGTTCGATGGCGAGCTGCCGGCGATCCTGAACGCGCTCGAGACCACGAACCTGGGCAATCGCCTGGTTCTGGAGGTTGCACAGCACCTCGGCGAGAACACCGTGCGCTGCATCGCTATGGATTCGAGCGAAGGTCTGGTCCGTGGCCAGGAAGTCAGCGACACCGGCGCGCCGATCGCGGTTCCGGTTGGCGACGAGTGCCTCGGCCGCATCATGAACGTCATCGGCGAGCCGGTCGACGAGGCTGGCCCGATCAAGACCTCCACCACTCGCGGCATCCACCAGCCTGCGCCGAGCTATGCCGAGCAGGCGACGGAAGCGCAGATCCTGGTCACCGGCATCAAGGTCGTCGACCTGCTGGCTCCCTATGCGAAGGGCGGCAAGATCGGCCTGTTCGGCGGCGCCGGCGTCGGCAAGACCGTTCTGATCATGGAGCTGATCAACAACGTCGCCAAGGCCCATGGCGGTTACTCGGTGTTCGCTGGCGTCGGCGAGCGCACCCGCGAGGGTAACGACCTCTATCACGAGATGATCGAGTCGGGCGTGAACAAGAAGGGCGGCGGCGAAGGCTCCAAATGCGCCCTCGTCTATGGCCAGATGAACGAGCCCCCGGGCGCCCGCATGCGCGTCGCTCTCTCGGGCCTGACCGTCGCCGAGGATTTCCGCGACCGCGGCCAGGACGTGCTGTTCTTCGTCGACAACATCTTCCGCTTCACGCAGGCCGGCTCGGAAGTGTCCGCGCTGCTCGGCCGTATTCCGTCCGCGGTGGGCTACCAGCCGACGCTGGCGACCGACATGGGCAACCTGCAGGAGCGCATCACCACCACCAACAAGGGCTCGATCACCTCGGTGCAGGCGATCTACGTGCCGGCGGACGATCTGACCGACCCGGCGCCGGCCACCTCCTTCGCCCACTTGGACGCCACGACCGTGCTTTCGCGCTCGATCGCGGAAAAGGGCATCTACCCGGCGGTCGACCCGCTCGACTCGACCTCGCGTATGCTGTCGGCCGCGATCGTCGGTGACGAGCATTACAACATCGCCCGCCAGGTCCAGCAGATCCTCCAGCGCTACAAGGCCTTGCAGGACATCATCGCGATCCTGGGCATGGACGAGCTCTCGGAAGAGGACAAGCTCGCCGTCGCTCGCGCACGCAAGATCGAGCGCTTCCTGTCGCAGCCCTTCTTCGTCGCCGAAGTCTTCACCGGCTCGCCCGGCAAGCTCGTTGCGCTCGAGGACACCATCAAGGGCTTCAAGGGGCTGGTCGAGGGCAAGTACGACCACCTCCCGGAGGCGGCCTTCTACATGGTCGGCTCGATCGACGAAGCAGTCGAGAAGGCCCAGCGCCTGGCTGCCGAAGCGGCGTAATCCGCTGGGGCAACGGCTGTCCGGGGTGGCGTTGAGCCAGCCCCGGAGAGCCTCGCCCGAGCATCGACGACACAGGCCTTGGCCTGGATCCCGGCTCCACGCTGCGCTCCGGCCGGGATGACTGAAGCAGCGGGAGAGCCCTTGATGGCCACCTTCAAGTTCGAACTCGTCTCGCCGGAGAACATCCTGTTCTCGGGCGACGTCGTCAGTGTCATCGTGCCGTCGGTCGAGGGCGAGATGACCATTCTCGCCGGCCACGTGCCGATCGTCGCCGCGCTGAAGCCGGGTATCGTCCTGGCTCAGACCGGCCCCGGCAACGGCAAGGAGTTCTTTGTCGGCGGCGGCATTGTCGAGGTCAACCAGACCGCGCTGACGATCCTGGCCGAGCAGGCACGCTTTATCGAGGACGTCGACAACGATGTTCTCGACGCGGAAATCCTGACGGCTGAGACCCGCCTCGCGGCAGCCCCGAACGAGGACGAACAGCGCCGCCTGCAGGAGCTGTTGATCCAGCTCCAGGAGTTCAAGGGCATGTTCCAGGAGCGCAAGGCTGCGTGAGATCGCGTATCCTGAGATGACATTGGGGCCGCGCGAGCGGCCCTTTTTCTTGCCTGCTGCGTCCCGAGGTCACGCCGGGCTGGCGAAATGGCCGAAGGCCTCTACCACGCGCTCATAGGTCGGGCGCTTGAACGGCGTCACGCGCGCGGGCATCTCGGCCAGCGGCAACCAAGCCCATTCGGTGAATTCCGGCGGGGAAGCCCCGTTCGGGCGGCCGATATCGATCGCTGACTCGTTGCCGGTAAAGCGGAACGCGACCCAGCGCTGCTCCTGCCCCGCGAAACGATCGAGCCGATGCGGCGGCCCGTCATAGGGCGGGAAGTCGTAGCGCCACCACTCCGCGGTGACGCCCAGAAGTGCGGCCTCGCTGATGCCGGTTTCCTCGGCCAGCTCGCGTCGCGCCGCTGCGACGATCTCCTCCGCCGGATCGATGCCGCCCTGCGGCATCTGCCAGTCACGCCCGGCGTGGACGATCTCCGGGCCGTCGCTCCATGAGCGTCCGGCAAAGACCAGCCCCTGTGCATTGAAGAGAGCGATGCCGACATTGGGCCGATAGGGTTTGTCCATCGGCCCTGCTTCCCTCATTCGCCCATTGCGATCAAGCTGGCATTGCCGCCAGCCGCGGCCGTGTTGACCGTGACCGTCTGCTCCGTCGCGAAACGGGCGAGATAATGCGGGCCGCCAGCCTTGGGGCCGGTGCCGGACAGGCCGTGGCCGCCAAAGGGCTGCACGCCGACGACGGCGCCGATGATGTTGCGGTTGATATAGACATTGCCGGTAGAGAGCCGCTCGGCGACCCGCTCGACCGTGGTCTCGATGCGTGAATGCACGCCGAGCGTCAGTCCATACCCGGTGGCCTCGATCTGCTCGATGACCTTGTCGAGCTCCCCGGCCTTCCAGCGCACGACATGCAGGATGGGGCCGAAATGCTCCTGGGTGAGGTCGGAAATGCCGTCGAGCTTGACGATATGCGGTGCGACAAAGGTGCCGCCGAGCGCCGGCGTGCTGCCGGCCCATTCGACCCGGCCCTGGGCGCGCATCGCAGCGACATGATTGTCGA includes:
- a CDS encoding ABC transporter permease → MLSFLARRCVALVATLLGAALVIFIALEVLPGDPAAVTLGLNAAPEALAALRLEMGLDKPAPVRFLAWISGLLTGDLGLSYTYRVPVAQLIGERMAVTLPLALAAIMLATSIGVPLGLLAAANHNRPTDAAVMVFAQLGLAVPNFWFGLLLVLLFAIGLGWFPAGGFPGWQAGPAAAVKALLLPAFALALPQAAILARVTRSSMLDTLQEDFVRTARAKGLAEPVTVVRHALRNALIPVVTIMGLQFSVLIAGAIIIENVFALPGLGRLVFQSITQHDLIVVKDLVMLFAGLAILVNFAVELVYGLIDPRLRETS
- a CDS encoding ABC transporter permease, yielding MTPAGASVPVSAKRWWTGPSFLIGFALTGIIVAGALLSYVWTPYPPTQMVILNRLKPPSATNWFGTDQFGRDVFSMIMVGARNSLAVGLGAVGFGLVLGTTLGLLAAIRRDGFLDNLIMRTADFTHAFPAVLTAIMITAIAGPGMLNAIVAIGILNLPYFARLARGVAIQVWTRDYIQAARAAGLDNVQISFRHVLPNVAGVIVVQATIQFALAILAEAGLSYLGLGTQPPNPSWGRMLNEAQTFMAVQPWLAIFPGAAIAVAVLGFNLLGDGLRDAIDPRLRRSR
- a CDS encoding amidase; this translates as MTDLADLSATELLAGYAARTFSPVEATEAVIARITAWEPQLKALYAYEPDAARAMAKASEMRWLKGEALALDGVPGTIKENIATKGVPVPLGTAARDLEPALADAPPAARLREAGCVILAKTTMPDYGMLSSGLSSFHELACNPWDLTKNPGGSSAGAGAAGAAGYGPLHVGTDIGGSIRLPAGWCGLVGLKPSFGRVPIDPTYYGRVAGPMTRSVADAALMMRELSRPDRRDGMSLPPQEIDWLALEFDVKGLRLGLQLDAGVGLAVEPHTRAAIEAAARAFAAAGATVEPAAPFLTREMLDGLDDFWRQRAWVDIGGLSDARQGRVLPYIYAWAEGGRNLSGERVYRGMSQMLAMRDAALKACAPFDFVLSPVSPVPAYAAELASPIHDPERPFEHIAFTVSANMSDQPAVSVHAGLTPQGLPIGLQITGRRFDDLGVLRMARAWESLRGSEVPWPAPPQTP
- a CDS encoding DUF4337 domain-containing protein encodes the protein MSSPAADVTETAASGSNKRIALLIAMLALMLAFSEIGGKNAEQESISKNIEASNLWSFFQAKTIRGTTLRTAVEAMEVDLAAATEPATRERMQKRIDGWKQTIARYDSEPETNEGRKELVVRAKTAEAVRDIAAARDDKYDIVSGLLQIAIVISSAAIITGVTMLAVTGAGLGLLSFALMLLAQFAPTALF
- a CDS encoding tyrosine recombinase XerC, encoding MTDFETLRQNWLVHLASERRLSPKTLEAYGRDLAQFSTFLDGHFGGKPTLSDLAALKPLDLRAFLGQRRRDGVGNRTLMRQLASLRSFARFGERSGKLTASAFAATRGPRIGKSLPRPLDAKAAKAVTQADIRAAEDRETWILARDAAVLALLYGCGLRISEALALSRAQAPRSASDTLTVIGKGQKTRMVPVLPVVVTAIEEYLSLCPWRLPPEGPLFLGAKGGPLSPRIIQLAVEGLRGALGLPSSATPHSLRHSFATHLLGRGGDLRAIQELLGHASLSTTQIYTRIDSARLMAAYDAAHPRAQR